One Paramisgurnus dabryanus chromosome 10, PD_genome_1.1, whole genome shotgun sequence genomic region harbors:
- the emsy gene encoding BRCA2-interacting transcriptional repressor EMSY isoform X3, translating into MFCFIVLCGYFVGLFYGQLCVLFDKHGGAEGLHRNEGSLEDHWLLEIQSGESFKHQYCFVRYVVCVVVVVKLMIQQEKPLTGSMPVVWPALLDLSRDECKRILRKLELEAYAGVISALRAQGDLTKDKKELLGELTRVLSISTERHRAEVRRAVNDERLTTIAYHMSGPNSSSEWSIEGRRLVPLMPRLVPQTAFTVTANAVANASAHQNASLLPPSETGNKEVVVCYSYTSTTSTPSSTSAPAAVKSPRPASPASNVVVLPSGSTVYVKSVSCSDEDEKPRKRRRTNSSSSSPVLLKEVPKAAAPISKTITVPVSGSPKMSSLMQSIANSLPPHMSPVKITFTKPSTQTTNTTTQKVIIVTTSPSSNFVPNILSKSHNYAAMSKLVSSAALSAAAQKQTMVISASSSAVPGPSPVAVTTMVSSSPSVVMSTIAQGGSSAAVKLASSRLPSPKALVGSPSQILQIPKQQQTAAQSVSPKALQASPVSSSQQNTGVKIITQQMQPSKILPKPSSSALPSSSSAPIMVVSSNGAIMTTKLISNPTGSPATYTRPSVNPAVAARVGTSPAGATYVKTTSGSIITVVPKSLASLGGKILTTSMVSGTTTKITTIPMTSKPNVIVVQKTTGKGTTIQGLPGKNVVTTLLNAGGEKGLQTVPGGKPAIITASRPITKMIVTQPKSLGAGVQPSTTTKIIPTKIVYGQQGKTQVLIKPKPMAFQTTVVSEQTRQLVSETLQQVSRCTESSAVTGHIQEVMTKDDSPAYTEGSLASEITHESQPVVHVITSRGQDWTEQEVAVEASPTIIYQDVTGESQSATSTIKALLELQQTSVKEKGDTKPRQHTIDLSQMAVPIPVPPDRRPSPEPSGQSTAESAPITEYMGKVSKALIGGDVPGSSSQTKTAVCSSSAVLSSSKSNNPAPTSARVTQQVEASDPQSKELEEQIVVEEGQLEGDTLDPQTGLFYRSAQTVSQAPPQLQQHRTAPPTLGKPAPSPSDTPTSSKRVEPATPRPSVQRPAPSDSLTPSAGSQPSVQLVSSNPPHTPQLPRLQQAPTSHNRPKTHTQLSQPPPLQAHHPVGSSKTPGCSQVPIITQGATVTKITFGGHQCAPASSSGEVSVKLKPESSTSVGAVAKSSVSDILKISMMEAEIDPSVEPMVVDSSSDCGPLTKAPPSSSLISSSKPTHGPFSHIKSTDVDIIQVIPQFSIMPDSSQSNVVVEPSGFLEITDYTSQRLDEDSAMEQEVDSSNDEGAAASPPEAGTDQSQSSI; encoded by the exons atgttttgtttcattgtaTTATGTGGCTATTTCGTCGGGCTTTTTTACGGACAGCTGTGTGTGTTGTTTGATAAACATGGCGGAGCTGAAGGACTGCACAGAAATGAAG GATCTCTTGAAGATCATTGGCTCTTAGAGATACAAAGTGGTGAAAGTTTCAAGCATCAGTATTGCTTTGTCAGAT atgttgtttgtgttgttgttgttgtgaagTTGATGATTCAGCAGGAAAAGCCGTTGACGGGCAGCATGCCGGTGGTGTGGCCCGCGCTGCTCGATCTCAGCAGGGACGAATGCAAACGAATCCTGCGCAAACTGG aGCTGGAAGCGTACGCTGGTGTGATCAGTGCGCTGAGAGCTCAGGGAGATCTGACTAAAGACAAGAAAGAGCTCCTCGGAGAACTCACCAGAGTCCTCAG TATCTCAACAGAACGTCACCGAGCGGAGGTCCGCAGAGCTGTTAATGATGAACGGTTAACCACCATCGCATACCA CATGTCCGGGCCTAATAGCTCGTCTGAATGGTCTATCGAGGGGCGTCGGTTGGTTCCTCTGATGCCCAGGCTGGTTCCTCAGACAGCCTTCACTGTGACGGCTAATGCGGTGGCCAATGCTAGCGCGCACCAGAACGCCTCGCTGCTCCCACCCTCTGAAACCGGCAACAAAGAAG TGGTGGTTTGTTATTCATACACCAGTACCACCTCCACTCCCAGCAGCACCAGTGCACCAGCAGCTGTTAAATCCCCTCGACCGGCCAGCCCCGCCTCCAACGTCGTAGTGCTACCCAGCGGAAGTACCGTCTACGTGAAAA GTGTGAGCTGCTCTGATGAAGATGAGAAACCTCGTAAGAGGCGGAGAACAAACTCGTCCAGCTCCTCCCCCGTGCTGTTGAAGGAGGTGCCTAAAGCGGCCGCGCCCATTTCCAAAACCATCACCGTTCCAGTGAGCGGCAGCCCGAAGATGAGCAGCCTGATGCAGAGCATCGCCAACTCTCTCCCGCCGCACATGTCACCTGTGAAGATCACCTTCACCAAACCCTCCACCCAGACGACCAACACCACCACACAGAAG GTTATTATCGTGACGACGTCTCCAAGCTCCAACTTTGTGCCAAACATCCTATCAAAGTCACACAACTACGCAGCCATGTCTAAACTGGTGTCGAGTGCCGCGCTCTCTGCAGCCGCTCAGAAACAGACCATGGTGATTTCGGCGAGCTCCAGCGCAGTGCCGGGACCCAGTCCTGTTGCCGTGACAACAATGGTCTCGTCCTCCCCTTCGGTGGTGATGTCTACGATCGCGCAGG GTGGTTCATCCGCCGCAGTGAAACTGGCCTCCAGCCGACTGCCGTCTCCTAAAGCTTTGGTCGGCTCTCCGTCTCAGATTCTGCAGATCCCAAAACAACAGCAGACAGCGGCTCAGTCTGTGTCTCCTAAAGCCCTGCAGGCGTCACCCGTCTCCTCGTCCCAGCAGAACACAG GTGTGAAGATCATCACGCAGCAGATGCAGCCCAGTAAGATCTTACCCAAACCCTCCAGTTCAGCGCTCCCCAGCAGTAGCTCCGCCCCCATCATGGTCGTCAGCAGCAATGGAGCCATAATGACCACCAAACTCATTTCAAATCCCACCG GGAGTCCTGCTACGTACACGCGGCCGTCTGTCAATCCTGCGGTCGCTGCTCGTGTGGGCACTTCACCTGCTGGAGCCACTTACGTCAAAACCACCAGTGGCAGCATTATAACCGTCGTGCCCAAATCTCTGGCCTCGCTGGGGGGCAAAATTCTCACCACCAGTATGGTGTCTG GAACCACAACAAAGATCACCACTATTCCCATGACATCCAAACCCAATGTGATCGTGGTGCAGAAGACCACCGGCAAAGGAACCACAATACAGGGGCTTCCAGGAAAAAACGTGGTCACAACGCTGTTAAACGCAGGG GGAGAGAAAGGCCTGCAGACGGTGCCCGGGGGGAAGCCGGCCATCATCACAGCTTCTAGGCCCATCACTAAAATGATTGTGACGCAGCCCAAGAGTCTCGGTGCAGGCGTTCAGCCCTCTACCACCACCAAAATCATCCCGACCAAGATTGTGTACGGTCAGCAGGGAAAAACGCAG GTTCTGATCAAACCCAAGCCCATGGCCTTTCAGACGACGGTGGTGAGTGAACAGACCCGGCAGCTGGTGAGCGAGACGCTACAGCAGGTCTCTCGCTGCACAGAATCCAGCGCTGTCACGGGTCACATCCAGGAGGTGATGACGAAAGACGATTCGCCCGCGTATACGGAGGGCAGCCTAGCGTCTGAAATAACTCACG agtCTCAGCCTGTAGTTCATGTTATCACCTCCAGAGGTCAGGATTGGACAGAACAGGAAGTTGCAGTGGAAGCGAGTCCCACCATCATTTACCAGGATGTGACAGGAGAGTCTCAGTCGGCTACGTCTACCATCAAAGCCCTGCTGGAGCTTCAACAGACCagtg tGAAGGAGAAAGGTGACACCAAACCACGTCAGCACACGATTGACCTGAGTCAGATGGCAGTGCCCATCCCTGTCCCTCCCGACAGAAGGCCGTCCCCCGAACCGTCCGGTCAGAGCACAGCAGAGTCTGCACCCATCACTGAATACATGG gtaAAGTGAGTAAAGCTCTGATTGGTGGAGATGTTCCTGGATCCAGCAGCCAGACTAAAACAGCAGTCTGTTCATCATCAGCAGTGCTATCGTCATCTAAGAGCAACAACCCAGCGCCCACATCTGCACGCGTCACACAGCAG GTGGAGGCGTCTGATCCGCAGAGTAAAGAGTTAGAGGAGCAGATCGTGGTGGAGGAGGGACAGTTAGAGGGCGACACTTTGGATCCTCAGACGGGTCTGTTCTACCGCTCCGCTCAGACTGTGAGCCAGGCTCCTCCTCAACTACAACAGCACCGTACGGCTCCGCCCACCCTCGGCAAACCCGCCCCTAGTCCGTCTGACACACCCACATCCTCTAAGAGGGTGGAGCCTGCCACTCCCAGACCGTCTGTGCAGCGACCCGCCCCTTCTGACTCTCTGACGCCCTCGGCTGGCTCTCAGCCGTCGGTGCAGCTCGTGTCCTCGAACCCTCCTCACACTCCACAGCTGCCCAGACTCCAGCAGGCGCCCACCTCACACAACCGGCCCAAAACGCACACGCAGCTGTCGCAGCCTCCGCCCCTGCAGGCGCATCACCCTGTGGGCTCCAGCAAGACACCCGGCTGCAGTCAG GTGCCAATCATCACTCAAGGTGCCACCGTCACCAAGATCACGTTTGGAGGTCATCAGTGTGCGCCTGCGTCCAGCAGCGGTGAGGTGTCTGTTAAACTCAAGCCCGAGTCCAGCACCAGCGTAGGAGCGGTGGCTAAAAGCTCCGTCTCTGACATTCTGAAGATCTCCATGATGGAGGCCGAGATCGATCCGAGCGTCGAGCCCATGGTGGTGGACTCGTCGAGTGACTGCGGCCCGCTGACCAAAGCCCCGCCCTCATCATCGCTCATCAGCAGCTCCAAACCGACACACGGACCTTTTAGCCACATCAAGAGCACAGACGTGGACATCATACAG GTCATTCCTCAGTTCTCCATCATGCCTGACTCGAGTCAATCTAACGTGGTGGTGGAGCCCAGCGGCTTTCTGGAGATCACCGATTACACCAGCCAGCGTCTGGACGAGGATTCGGCCATGGAACAGGAAGTGGACAGCAGTAATGACGAGGGGGCGGCGGCCAGCCCACCGGAGGCAGGCACCGACCAATCGCAGTCAAGCATCTGA
- the emsy gene encoding BRCA2-interacting transcriptional repressor EMSY isoform X1 — protein sequence MFCFIVLCGYFVGLFYGQLCVLFDKHGGAEGLHRNEGSLEDHWLLEIQSGESFKHQYCFVRYVVCVVVVVKLMIQQEKPLTGSMPVVWPALLDLSRDECKRILRKLELEAYAGVISALRAQGDLTKDKKELLGELTRVLSISTERHRAEVRRAVNDERLTTIAYHMSGPNSSSEWSIEGRRLVPLMPRLVPQTAFTVTANAVANASAHQNASLLPPSETGNKEVVVCYSYTSTTSTPSSTSAPAAVKSPRPASPASNVVVLPSGSTVYVKSVSCSDEDEKPRKRRRTNSSSSSPVLLKEVPKAAAPISKTITVPVSGSPKMSSLMQSIANSLPPHMSPVKITFTKPSTQTTNTTTQKVIIVTTSPSSNFVPNILSKSHNYAAMSKLVSSAALSAAAQKQTMVISASSSAVPGPSPVAVTTMVSSSPSVVMSTIAQGGSSAAVKLASSRLPSPKALVGSPSQILQIPKQQQTAAQSVSPKALQASPVSSSQQNTGVKIITQQMQPSKILPKPSSSALPSSSSAPIMVVSSNGAIMTTKLISNPTGSPATYTRPSVNPAVAARVGTSPAGATYVKTTSGSIITVVPKSLASLGGKILTTSMVSGTTTKITTIPMTSKPNVIVVQKTTGKGTTIQGLPGKNVVTTLLNAGVRSPDLLKRPKVNVFLIKLFVFQGEKGLQTVPGGKPAIITASRPITKMIVTQPKSLGAGVQPSTTTKIIPTKIVYGQQGKTQVLIKPKPMAFQTTVVSEQTRQLVSETLQQVSRCTESSAVTGHIQEVMTKDDSPAYTEGSLASEITHESQPVVHVITSRGQDWTEQEVAVEASPTIIYQDVTGESQSATSTIKALLELQQTSVKEKGDTKPRQHTIDLSQMAVPIPVPPDRRPSPEPSGQSTAESAPITEYMGKVSKALIGGDVPGSSSQTKTAVCSSSAVLSSSKSNNPAPTSARVTQQVEASDPQSKELEEQIVVEEGQLEGDTLDPQTGLFYRSAQTVSQAPPQLQQHRTAPPTLGKPAPSPSDTPTSSKRVEPATPRPSVQRPAPSDSLTPSAGSQPSVQLVSSNPPHTPQLPRLQQAPTSHNRPKTHTQLSQPPPLQAHHPVGSSKTPGCSQVPIITQGATVTKITFGGHQCAPASSSGEVSVKLKPESSTSVGAVAKSSVSDILKISMMEAEIDPSVEPMVVDSSSDCGPLTKAPPSSSLISSSKPTHGPFSHIKSTDVDIIQVIPQFSIMPDSSQSNVVVEPSGFLEITDYTSQRLDEDSAMEQEVDSSNDEGAAASPPEAGTDQSQSSI from the exons atgttttgtttcattgtaTTATGTGGCTATTTCGTCGGGCTTTTTTACGGACAGCTGTGTGTGTTGTTTGATAAACATGGCGGAGCTGAAGGACTGCACAGAAATGAAG GATCTCTTGAAGATCATTGGCTCTTAGAGATACAAAGTGGTGAAAGTTTCAAGCATCAGTATTGCTTTGTCAGAT atgttgtttgtgttgttgttgttgtgaagTTGATGATTCAGCAGGAAAAGCCGTTGACGGGCAGCATGCCGGTGGTGTGGCCCGCGCTGCTCGATCTCAGCAGGGACGAATGCAAACGAATCCTGCGCAAACTGG aGCTGGAAGCGTACGCTGGTGTGATCAGTGCGCTGAGAGCTCAGGGAGATCTGACTAAAGACAAGAAAGAGCTCCTCGGAGAACTCACCAGAGTCCTCAG TATCTCAACAGAACGTCACCGAGCGGAGGTCCGCAGAGCTGTTAATGATGAACGGTTAACCACCATCGCATACCA CATGTCCGGGCCTAATAGCTCGTCTGAATGGTCTATCGAGGGGCGTCGGTTGGTTCCTCTGATGCCCAGGCTGGTTCCTCAGACAGCCTTCACTGTGACGGCTAATGCGGTGGCCAATGCTAGCGCGCACCAGAACGCCTCGCTGCTCCCACCCTCTGAAACCGGCAACAAAGAAG TGGTGGTTTGTTATTCATACACCAGTACCACCTCCACTCCCAGCAGCACCAGTGCACCAGCAGCTGTTAAATCCCCTCGACCGGCCAGCCCCGCCTCCAACGTCGTAGTGCTACCCAGCGGAAGTACCGTCTACGTGAAAA GTGTGAGCTGCTCTGATGAAGATGAGAAACCTCGTAAGAGGCGGAGAACAAACTCGTCCAGCTCCTCCCCCGTGCTGTTGAAGGAGGTGCCTAAAGCGGCCGCGCCCATTTCCAAAACCATCACCGTTCCAGTGAGCGGCAGCCCGAAGATGAGCAGCCTGATGCAGAGCATCGCCAACTCTCTCCCGCCGCACATGTCACCTGTGAAGATCACCTTCACCAAACCCTCCACCCAGACGACCAACACCACCACACAGAAG GTTATTATCGTGACGACGTCTCCAAGCTCCAACTTTGTGCCAAACATCCTATCAAAGTCACACAACTACGCAGCCATGTCTAAACTGGTGTCGAGTGCCGCGCTCTCTGCAGCCGCTCAGAAACAGACCATGGTGATTTCGGCGAGCTCCAGCGCAGTGCCGGGACCCAGTCCTGTTGCCGTGACAACAATGGTCTCGTCCTCCCCTTCGGTGGTGATGTCTACGATCGCGCAGG GTGGTTCATCCGCCGCAGTGAAACTGGCCTCCAGCCGACTGCCGTCTCCTAAAGCTTTGGTCGGCTCTCCGTCTCAGATTCTGCAGATCCCAAAACAACAGCAGACAGCGGCTCAGTCTGTGTCTCCTAAAGCCCTGCAGGCGTCACCCGTCTCCTCGTCCCAGCAGAACACAG GTGTGAAGATCATCACGCAGCAGATGCAGCCCAGTAAGATCTTACCCAAACCCTCCAGTTCAGCGCTCCCCAGCAGTAGCTCCGCCCCCATCATGGTCGTCAGCAGCAATGGAGCCATAATGACCACCAAACTCATTTCAAATCCCACCG GGAGTCCTGCTACGTACACGCGGCCGTCTGTCAATCCTGCGGTCGCTGCTCGTGTGGGCACTTCACCTGCTGGAGCCACTTACGTCAAAACCACCAGTGGCAGCATTATAACCGTCGTGCCCAAATCTCTGGCCTCGCTGGGGGGCAAAATTCTCACCACCAGTATGGTGTCTG GAACCACAACAAAGATCACCACTATTCCCATGACATCCAAACCCAATGTGATCGTGGTGCAGAAGACCACCGGCAAAGGAACCACAATACAGGGGCTTCCAGGAAAAAACGTGGTCACAACGCTGTTAAACGCAGGGGTAAGATCACCTGATCTACTGAAACGACCCAAAGTGAATGTATTTCTCATCAAACTGTTTGTGTTTCAGGGAGAGAAAGGCCTGCAGACGGTGCCCGGGGGGAAGCCGGCCATCATCACAGCTTCTAGGCCCATCACTAAAATGATTGTGACGCAGCCCAAGAGTCTCGGTGCAGGCGTTCAGCCCTCTACCACCACCAAAATCATCCCGACCAAGATTGTGTACGGTCAGCAGGGAAAAACGCAG GTTCTGATCAAACCCAAGCCCATGGCCTTTCAGACGACGGTGGTGAGTGAACAGACCCGGCAGCTGGTGAGCGAGACGCTACAGCAGGTCTCTCGCTGCACAGAATCCAGCGCTGTCACGGGTCACATCCAGGAGGTGATGACGAAAGACGATTCGCCCGCGTATACGGAGGGCAGCCTAGCGTCTGAAATAACTCACG agtCTCAGCCTGTAGTTCATGTTATCACCTCCAGAGGTCAGGATTGGACAGAACAGGAAGTTGCAGTGGAAGCGAGTCCCACCATCATTTACCAGGATGTGACAGGAGAGTCTCAGTCGGCTACGTCTACCATCAAAGCCCTGCTGGAGCTTCAACAGACCagtg tGAAGGAGAAAGGTGACACCAAACCACGTCAGCACACGATTGACCTGAGTCAGATGGCAGTGCCCATCCCTGTCCCTCCCGACAGAAGGCCGTCCCCCGAACCGTCCGGTCAGAGCACAGCAGAGTCTGCACCCATCACTGAATACATGG gtaAAGTGAGTAAAGCTCTGATTGGTGGAGATGTTCCTGGATCCAGCAGCCAGACTAAAACAGCAGTCTGTTCATCATCAGCAGTGCTATCGTCATCTAAGAGCAACAACCCAGCGCCCACATCTGCACGCGTCACACAGCAG GTGGAGGCGTCTGATCCGCAGAGTAAAGAGTTAGAGGAGCAGATCGTGGTGGAGGAGGGACAGTTAGAGGGCGACACTTTGGATCCTCAGACGGGTCTGTTCTACCGCTCCGCTCAGACTGTGAGCCAGGCTCCTCCTCAACTACAACAGCACCGTACGGCTCCGCCCACCCTCGGCAAACCCGCCCCTAGTCCGTCTGACACACCCACATCCTCTAAGAGGGTGGAGCCTGCCACTCCCAGACCGTCTGTGCAGCGACCCGCCCCTTCTGACTCTCTGACGCCCTCGGCTGGCTCTCAGCCGTCGGTGCAGCTCGTGTCCTCGAACCCTCCTCACACTCCACAGCTGCCCAGACTCCAGCAGGCGCCCACCTCACACAACCGGCCCAAAACGCACACGCAGCTGTCGCAGCCTCCGCCCCTGCAGGCGCATCACCCTGTGGGCTCCAGCAAGACACCCGGCTGCAGTCAG GTGCCAATCATCACTCAAGGTGCCACCGTCACCAAGATCACGTTTGGAGGTCATCAGTGTGCGCCTGCGTCCAGCAGCGGTGAGGTGTCTGTTAAACTCAAGCCCGAGTCCAGCACCAGCGTAGGAGCGGTGGCTAAAAGCTCCGTCTCTGACATTCTGAAGATCTCCATGATGGAGGCCGAGATCGATCCGAGCGTCGAGCCCATGGTGGTGGACTCGTCGAGTGACTGCGGCCCGCTGACCAAAGCCCCGCCCTCATCATCGCTCATCAGCAGCTCCAAACCGACACACGGACCTTTTAGCCACATCAAGAGCACAGACGTGGACATCATACAG GTCATTCCTCAGTTCTCCATCATGCCTGACTCGAGTCAATCTAACGTGGTGGTGGAGCCCAGCGGCTTTCTGGAGATCACCGATTACACCAGCCAGCGTCTGGACGAGGATTCGGCCATGGAACAGGAAGTGGACAGCAGTAATGACGAGGGGGCGGCGGCCAGCCCACCGGAGGCAGGCACCGACCAATCGCAGTCAAGCATCTGA